One window of the Reyranella humidisoli genome contains the following:
- a CDS encoding S1C family serine protease, which produces MKRALAIALVAVCLWQNPARADLIPGSRTTVGGWSLSAHDRAGGKFSHCAISAPYKSGIRMLFSVSGNQSWRVGWTHESWRFTKGQSVDLTLLVDNAGPFPLKAVAATENLALAELPAKEELFDVMRKGTRMTVRAMGNTYAFNLDGTYAALTEVLNCTARYGGGSGTPPGTSASAATSPPAPPAPAPPLMPPQPSASAPPPPPQARPTSAPNVADRSGKTNMIRLILGDGTESKPQEVFEKASGAVYIVKAEKSLGSAIAVGERDLLTNCHVVESASTVTLEREGVRFPATVVSANANADRCVLRIGATAPPLPKWVRVRPYADVKVGERVFTIGTPRGLELTLAEGIISSKRVKEGERLLQTSAPISRGSSGGGLFDAQGNLIGITTFMIRDAQNINFAIAAEEYAR; this is translated from the coding sequence ATGAAGCGCGCCCTAGCCATCGCCCTGGTCGCCGTCTGCCTCTGGCAGAATCCCGCGAGGGCCGATCTGATTCCGGGGTCGCGCACCACGGTCGGTGGATGGTCGCTGAGCGCCCACGACCGGGCCGGCGGCAAGTTTTCCCACTGCGCGATCTCCGCGCCCTACAAGAGCGGAATCCGGATGCTCTTCTCGGTCTCCGGCAACCAGAGCTGGCGCGTGGGCTGGACCCACGAATCGTGGCGATTCACGAAGGGGCAGAGCGTCGATCTCACCCTTCTCGTCGACAATGCGGGGCCGTTCCCCCTGAAGGCCGTCGCGGCGACCGAGAATCTGGCGCTTGCCGAGCTGCCGGCGAAGGAAGAACTGTTCGACGTGATGCGCAAGGGCACCCGGATGACCGTGCGTGCCATGGGCAATACCTATGCCTTCAACCTGGACGGCACCTACGCCGCCCTCACCGAAGTCCTGAACTGCACCGCGCGCTACGGCGGCGGCTCCGGAACGCCCCCCGGCACGTCGGCTTCGGCCGCAACCTCACCGCCGGCGCCGCCCGCGCCCGCCCCGCCGCTCATGCCGCCGCAGCCCTCGGCATCGGCCCCGCCGCCGCCGCCGCAGGCACGGCCGACGAGCGCGCCCAACGTCGCCGACCGGTCGGGCAAGACCAACATGATCCGGCTGATCCTTGGCGACGGAACCGAGTCGAAGCCGCAGGAGGTGTTCGAGAAGGCGAGCGGCGCGGTCTACATCGTGAAGGCCGAGAAATCTCTTGGGTCCGCGATTGCCGTCGGCGAGCGCGATCTGCTCACCAACTGCCACGTCGTCGAGAGCGCTTCGACGGTGACGCTGGAGCGGGAGGGCGTGCGCTTCCCGGCGACGGTCGTATCGGCCAATGCGAACGCCGACCGGTGCGTGCTGAGGATCGGCGCCACCGCGCCGCCGCTGCCGAAGTGGGTGCGCGTGCGCCCCTATGCCGACGTCAAGGTGGGCGAGCGCGTGTTCACGATCGGCACGCCGCGCGGGCTCGAACTGACCCTCGCCGAAGGCATCATCTCCTCCAAGCGCGTGAAGGAGGGGGAGCGTCTGCTCCAGACGTCGGCGCCGATCTCGCGGGGATCGTCGGGCGGCGGCCTGTTCGATGCGCAGGGCAACCTGATCGGCATCACAACCTTCATGATCCGCGACGCCCAGAACATCAATTTCGCCATCGCCGCCGAGGAATACGCCCGGTAG
- a CDS encoding class II aldolase/adducin family protein — MDMPIASELPLTGIDVNALPPADGEWVLRRQLAAAYRLVDHFGWTELIYGHLTARVPGEAPHFLINPYGLNYDEVTASNLVKIDLDGKIVEPSPHPVNYAGFVIHSAVHMAHADRHKVVMHTHTRAGMAVCALKDGLLPVSMVSTAFHGKLAYHDYEGPSLDLDERERLLKNLGDNQAMMLRNHGLLTTGRSVPEAFLRLYRLERACQIQLDAAAAGTLNVMGDNLAAKSGADMDRFSEMESAVGIGDLEFAALVRKLDKVDSSWRH; from the coding sequence ATGGATATGCCGATCGCTTCTGAACTTCCGCTCACCGGCATCGACGTGAACGCGCTGCCGCCGGCCGACGGCGAATGGGTGCTGCGTCGGCAGCTGGCTGCCGCCTACCGGCTGGTCGATCATTTCGGCTGGACCGAGCTGATCTACGGCCATCTCACCGCACGAGTGCCGGGCGAGGCGCCGCACTTCCTGATCAATCCCTACGGGCTCAACTACGACGAGGTGACCGCCTCGAACCTGGTGAAGATCGACCTCGACGGCAAGATCGTCGAGCCGAGCCCGCATCCGGTGAACTATGCCGGCTTCGTCATCCATTCGGCGGTACACATGGCCCATGCCGACCGCCACAAGGTTGTCATGCACACCCACACGCGGGCCGGCATGGCGGTCTGCGCGCTGAAGGACGGGCTGCTGCCGGTGTCGATGGTGTCGACGGCCTTCCACGGCAAGCTCGCGTATCACGACTATGAGGGCCCCAGCCTCGATCTCGACGAGCGCGAGCGGCTGCTGAAGAACCTCGGCGACAACCAGGCGATGATGCTGCGCAACCACGGCCTGCTGACGACCGGCCGGTCGGTGCCGGAAGCCTTCCTGCGCCTCTACCGGCTGGAGCGTGCCTGCCAGATCCAACTCGACGCCGCCGCCGCGGGAACGCTTAACGTGATGGGCGACAATCTGGCCGCCAAGTCGGGCGCCGACATGGATCGTTTCTCCGAGATGGAATCCGCCGTCGGAATCGGCGATCTCGAATTCGCCGCCCTGGTGCGCAAGCTCGACAAGGTCGATTCCAGCTGGCGCCACTGA
- a CDS encoding DUF3828 domain-containing protein — MRFERLGRRLLMAAAAAATLGGRHAIAQAVTAQAFVENIYRPYLNKAFQGQPYEQTGRFFAPALAQAIDRDYREAKRRNEPPTLNGDPFVDAQDWEITRLAIDATTNGDTALARVSFQNFGEARRVVLELVRTPAGWRIAEIKSPSGSLKALYKLK, encoded by the coding sequence TTGCGTTTCGAACGACTGGGCCGCCGCCTGCTGATGGCCGCCGCGGCTGCCGCGACTTTGGGCGGCCGTCATGCCATTGCGCAGGCCGTAACGGCGCAGGCGTTCGTGGAGAACATCTACAGGCCCTATCTGAACAAGGCCTTCCAAGGACAGCCCTATGAACAGACGGGCCGCTTCTTCGCGCCCGCTCTGGCTCAGGCCATCGACCGCGACTACCGCGAGGCCAAGCGCCGGAACGAGCCACCGACCCTAAACGGCGATCCATTCGTCGACGCGCAGGATTGGGAGATCACGAGGCTGGCGATCGACGCCACGACGAACGGCGACACCGCCCTGGCGCGGGTGTCGTTTCAGAACTTCGGAGAGGCCAGGCGGGTCGTCCTGGAACTCGTGCGAACGCCGGCAGGCTGGCGTATCGCCGAGATCAAATCTCCCAGCGGCTCGCTCAAGGCACTCTATAAACTCAAGTAG
- a CDS encoding phytanoyl-CoA dioxygenase family protein, translating to MTRRLTTDEIARYRNDGFHFPVRVMSSEDAGVYRHRLEDHERATGAPIAGNMRHKVHLLFTWANDLARHPAILDAVEDLIGPDILCWSSTFFIKEARSPSFVSWHQDATYWGLSTDEVVTAWVAFADAPVESGAMRFWPGSHLRKQIEHRDTFDENNLLSRGQEIAVDVPEGAGVDVPLKAGEMSLHHVLLAHASGPNTTGDRRIGFALRYIPPHVRQLKVRDSATLVRGRDPFGNFDPEPAPKADLDAAAVATHREAVERSAKALYSGTDRTTFRA from the coding sequence ATGACCAGGCGTCTCACGACCGACGAGATCGCACGCTATCGCAACGATGGTTTCCACTTCCCCGTTCGCGTGATGTCCTCCGAGGACGCCGGAGTGTATCGCCACCGGCTCGAAGACCATGAACGGGCCACGGGCGCGCCGATCGCCGGCAACATGCGGCACAAGGTGCATCTTCTGTTCACCTGGGCGAACGATCTGGCCCGTCATCCCGCCATCCTCGATGCGGTGGAGGACCTCATCGGTCCCGACATCCTCTGCTGGAGCAGCACCTTCTTCATCAAGGAGGCGCGCTCGCCGTCCTTCGTGTCGTGGCACCAGGACGCTACCTACTGGGGCCTCAGCACCGACGAGGTCGTCACCGCCTGGGTCGCCTTTGCCGATGCCCCGGTCGAAAGCGGCGCCATGAGGTTCTGGCCCGGCAGCCATCTCAGAAAGCAGATCGAGCACCGCGACACGTTCGACGAGAACAATCTGCTCAGTCGCGGCCAGGAGATCGCCGTCGACGTGCCGGAGGGCGCCGGCGTCGACGTGCCGTTGAAGGCCGGCGAAATGTCCCTGCATCATGTCCTGCTGGCCCATGCCTCGGGACCGAACACCACCGGGGACAGGCGCATCGGCTTCGCCCTGCGTTACATCCCGCCCCACGTCCGCCAGCTCAAGGTGCGTGACTCGGCAACCCTCGTCCGTGGGCGGGATCCCTTCGGAAACTTCGATCCCGAACCGGCACCGAAGGCCGACCTCGATGCGGCCGCTGTCGCCACTCATCGCGAAGCCGTCGAGCGGTCGGCCAAGGCCCTCTACTCCGGAACCGACCGCACGACCTTCCGCGCGTAG
- a CDS encoding methyltransferase: protein MPETQRLDTTRLQKIAQAYWESAALMAAVELEIFTAIAHGHDTIPAVAKAAGISDRNAERLLTVLAAMTLLSRDGERFTNAADVQRFLVKDGERYAGPWILFTKPRWTAFGELSERLRDQQENKLGAYVDFTVEDARRYHAATYSIGMGAARLFSRSVDLSGRKQMLDLGGGSGAYSIVATRTFPGLQAVVLDLPPVTVVADEYIAANGAAGRVSTLPGDFTETAFPQGVDVVVMASNLPQYEPALICLVVAKAFEALVPDGEMHLIGETLHDDRNGPISAALWGLNEAIQNSTGRAHTESEVKGYLQAAGFVDVTVHPFVPGVLSRITGRKPA from the coding sequence ATGCCGGAAACCCAGCGCCTCGATACGACACGGCTGCAGAAGATCGCCCAGGCCTATTGGGAGAGCGCCGCCCTGATGGCCGCGGTCGAGCTCGAGATATTCACCGCGATCGCCCACGGCCACGACACCATTCCCGCCGTGGCGAAGGCCGCCGGGATCTCCGACCGCAACGCCGAACGGCTGCTGACCGTCCTGGCCGCCATGACGCTGCTGTCGCGCGACGGCGAGCGCTTCACCAACGCCGCCGACGTCCAGCGCTTCCTGGTGAAGGACGGCGAGCGTTACGCCGGACCGTGGATCCTGTTCACCAAGCCGCGCTGGACGGCCTTTGGCGAACTCTCGGAACGGCTGCGCGACCAGCAGGAAAACAAGCTCGGCGCTTACGTCGACTTCACGGTCGAGGACGCCCGGCGCTATCACGCCGCGACCTATTCGATCGGCATGGGCGCCGCCCGCCTGTTCAGCCGCAGCGTCGACCTCTCCGGCCGCAAGCAGATGCTCGATCTCGGTGGCGGCTCCGGCGCCTACAGCATCGTCGCCACCAGGACCTTCCCCGGTCTCCAGGCGGTCGTGCTCGACTTGCCGCCGGTCACGGTCGTGGCCGACGAGTACATTGCCGCCAACGGCGCCGCCGGGCGCGTCAGCACTCTGCCGGGCGACTTCACCGAAACGGCCTTCCCGCAAGGCGTCGACGTCGTCGTGATGGCGAGCAATCTGCCGCAGTACGAGCCCGCCCTCATCTGCCTCGTCGTCGCCAAGGCTTTCGAGGCCCTCGTGCCGGATGGCGAGATGCACCTGATCGGCGAGACGCTGCACGACGACAGGAACGGCCCGATCTCGGCCGCCCTCTGGGGACTGAACGAGGCGATCCAGAACAGCACGGGCCGCGCTCACACCGAGTCGGAGGTGAAGGGGTACCTGCAGGCAGCGGGTTTCGTCGACGTGACCGTCCATCCATTCGTTCCAGGCGTTCTTTCACGCATCACGGGGCGAAAGCCTGCCTGA
- a CDS encoding antibiotic biosynthesis monooxygenase has protein sequence MSASRTDTTHSVSIVTQTCVRPERADDFARWQGETSSLIQHFPGFIEQRLLPPAPPLQVDWVILQRFASLADAKRWLGAPERQNRIAGAAPMLVGRDDVHIVEDESSGIKPAPVSAIISTRVKPGREAEYRAWEQKIAAAQSKAPGLQGYRFEPPVPGVQEDFVAILRFDTEANLKAWLDSPVRRALVEEAAPLTEEFHSRIASSGFEQWFRDGDAAGAPLSAWKMNMLVLLMLYPIVMLFGFFVGTPVFDRMFHLPFAVSLFLGNVVSVVLTGFLVPWIAGHFRWWLQPAPGRELRAGLQGAALIAALYVAMVLAFLHFF, from the coding sequence GTGAGCGCGAGCAGGACGGACACTACCCACAGCGTCAGCATCGTGACGCAGACGTGCGTGCGGCCCGAGCGCGCCGACGACTTCGCGCGCTGGCAGGGCGAGACGAGCAGTCTCATCCAGCACTTCCCCGGCTTCATCGAGCAGCGGCTCCTGCCGCCGGCCCCGCCGCTCCAGGTCGACTGGGTCATCCTGCAGCGCTTCGCCAGCCTGGCCGACGCGAAGCGCTGGCTGGGGGCGCCCGAGCGGCAGAACCGTATCGCCGGGGCGGCGCCCATGCTGGTCGGCCGTGACGACGTGCACATCGTCGAGGACGAATCCAGCGGCATCAAGCCCGCGCCGGTGTCGGCCATCATTTCCACCCGGGTGAAGCCCGGCCGGGAAGCGGAGTATCGGGCCTGGGAGCAAAAGATCGCCGCCGCCCAGTCAAAGGCGCCCGGCCTCCAGGGCTACCGCTTCGAACCGCCCGTACCCGGCGTCCAGGAGGATTTCGTCGCCATCCTGCGGTTCGATACCGAAGCAAACCTCAAGGCATGGCTCGACTCGCCCGTTCGCAGGGCGCTGGTCGAGGAAGCCGCCCCGCTCACCGAGGAATTCCATTCCCGCATCGCAAGCTCCGGTTTCGAGCAATGGTTCAGGGACGGTGACGCCGCAGGCGCTCCGCTGTCGGCGTGGAAGATGAACATGCTCGTCCTGCTGATGCTCTACCCGATCGTCATGCTGTTCGGGTTCTTCGTCGGCACGCCCGTCTTCGACCGGATGTTCCACCTGCCCTTCGCGGTGTCACTCTTCCTCGGGAACGTGGTGAGCGTCGTGCTCACGGGCTTTCTGGTTCCCTGGATCGCCGGCCACTTCCGCTGGTGGCTGCAGCCCGCGCCGGGCCGGGAGTTGCGTGCTGGCCTGCAAGGCGCCGCGCTCATCGCGGCGCTCTACGTCGCCATGGTCCTGGCCTTCCTGCACTTTTTCTGA
- a CDS encoding molybdopterin-dependent oxidoreductase: MSRYEINGALYAIDPSPGQCLRTFLRDLEVFGVKKGCDAGDCGACTVWIDGKPFHSCLVPAFRAEGRKVTTIEGLAPEGGMHPVQKAFHDAQAFQCGFCAAGMIMTTAGMSEEQKADLPHALKGNLCRCTGYRSITDALNGKCNIEADVAGKACGANLPNPFTDDILTGKARYTMDVAMEGMLHLKVLRSPHAHARIAGIDKTAALAVPGVVAVYDWQDVPRRLYSTALHEDHLVDPDDTYMLDNVMRFAGQRVAAVVAESEGAAEAGCLALGVEYELLPAIFDPVLAMEPGAPLLHDKDVVTDSGNIYCDLHGEIGDIAKGFEEADAIHEMTYSTSRVQHVHLETHGSIAWQGEDRRWHVRTSSQGPFAAQKKLCYLMGLRTRDLHVFTERVGGGFGGKQEMISEDLVLFASMKIGRPVKWEWTREDEFVGATTRHQMTTHVRIGARKDGTLTAMDVRVVSNTGAYGNHGSETLAAAMGSPLAAYRCDNKKGAGYAVYTNMVPGGGFRGYGASQTTFAIECAIDEMARILAIDPIEMRRKNVVRPGDNIESIWREPSDASFGSYGITECLDIVERELARGNGVASLPGDEWAEGTGVAMAMLECGPPTEHRSGAEMKLLADGTYHLACGSSEMGNGIVTAHKQIAATVMGVKAGDIDIVVADTDRTPYDTGTFASTGTVVAGKAVHLTAEAMREDIIAFASRHTGADPAACRLDGDAVVCGNRRIPLSDLHAAGAAIDHRFTVARKAYLSPRSIAFNVQGVRLAVHRVTGEIRVLHSVHAADIGRPINPMQCRGQLDGAVAMGYGWALTENMVHDEGHMVNPQLRNYRIPAYADTPHTDIFFADTIDSIGPLGAKSQGECGINPVAPAVANALADATGIRFAHLPFTPDRIFSRLADKP, translated from the coding sequence ATGAGCAGGTACGAAATCAACGGCGCTCTCTACGCGATCGATCCCAGCCCCGGACAGTGTCTGCGCACCTTCCTGCGCGACCTCGAAGTGTTCGGCGTGAAGAAGGGCTGCGATGCCGGCGATTGCGGCGCCTGCACCGTCTGGATCGACGGAAAGCCATTCCATTCCTGCCTGGTCCCGGCCTTCCGTGCCGAGGGCCGCAAGGTCACCACCATCGAGGGTCTCGCACCCGAAGGCGGGATGCATCCCGTCCAGAAGGCCTTCCACGACGCACAGGCCTTCCAGTGCGGCTTCTGCGCCGCCGGCATGATCATGACCACGGCCGGCATGAGCGAGGAGCAGAAAGCAGACCTGCCGCATGCGCTGAAGGGCAATCTCTGCCGCTGCACCGGTTATCGCTCGATAACCGACGCGCTGAACGGGAAGTGCAACATCGAGGCGGACGTGGCCGGCAAGGCGTGCGGCGCCAATCTGCCCAATCCATTCACCGACGACATTCTGACCGGCAAGGCGCGGTACACGATGGACGTGGCGATGGAGGGCATGTTGCACCTCAAGGTGCTGCGCTCGCCGCATGCTCATGCGCGCATCGCGGGGATCGACAAGACGGCGGCACTGGCGGTGCCCGGCGTCGTCGCGGTCTATGACTGGCAGGACGTGCCGCGGCGGCTCTACAGCACCGCACTGCACGAGGATCATCTCGTCGATCCCGACGACACCTACATGCTCGACAATGTCATGCGCTTCGCCGGACAGCGCGTCGCCGCGGTGGTTGCGGAAAGCGAAGGCGCGGCGGAAGCCGGATGTCTCGCGCTTGGGGTCGAGTATGAACTCCTCCCGGCCATCTTCGATCCGGTCCTTGCAATGGAACCCGGTGCCCCTCTTCTGCACGACAAGGACGTCGTCACCGACAGCGGCAATATCTACTGCGACCTGCATGGCGAGATCGGCGACATCGCCAAGGGCTTCGAGGAAGCCGACGCCATCCACGAGATGACCTATTCGACGTCGCGCGTGCAGCACGTCCATCTCGAGACGCACGGTTCGATCGCCTGGCAGGGCGAGGACCGGCGCTGGCACGTCCGCACCAGCTCCCAGGGACCGTTCGCCGCCCAGAAGAAGCTCTGCTACCTGATGGGCCTCAGGACCCGCGATCTCCACGTCTTCACCGAGCGCGTCGGCGGCGGCTTCGGCGGCAAGCAGGAGATGATCTCGGAAGACCTCGTCCTGTTCGCCTCGATGAAGATCGGTCGTCCCGTGAAGTGGGAATGGACGCGCGAGGACGAGTTCGTCGGCGCCACGACCCGGCATCAGATGACCACCCATGTCAGGATCGGCGCGCGCAAGGACGGCACGCTGACCGCGATGGACGTGCGCGTCGTGTCCAACACCGGCGCCTATGGCAATCACGGCAGCGAGACGCTGGCAGCCGCCATGGGCAGCCCCCTTGCCGCCTACCGCTGCGACAACAAGAAGGGCGCGGGTTACGCGGTTTACACCAACATGGTGCCGGGCGGCGGCTTCCGCGGCTATGGCGCCTCGCAGACGACCTTCGCCATCGAGTGCGCGATCGACGAGATGGCGCGTATTCTCGCGATCGATCCGATCGAAATGCGCCGCAAGAACGTCGTGCGGCCGGGCGACAACATCGAATCGATATGGCGCGAGCCAAGCGATGCGAGCTTCGGCAGCTACGGCATCACCGAGTGCCTCGACATCGTCGAGCGCGAGCTGGCCAGGGGCAACGGCGTCGCCAGCCTTCCCGGCGACGAGTGGGCCGAGGGCACGGGCGTGGCCATGGCGATGCTCGAATGCGGACCGCCGACCGAGCATCGCTCCGGCGCGGAGATGAAGCTGCTGGCCGACGGCACCTATCATCTGGCCTGCGGTTCGTCCGAGATGGGCAACGGCATCGTCACGGCGCACAAGCAGATCGCGGCCACCGTCATGGGCGTCAAGGCCGGCGACATCGACATCGTCGTCGCCGACACGGACCGCACGCCCTACGACACCGGCACCTTCGCCAGCACCGGCACGGTGGTCGCGGGCAAGGCCGTGCACCTCACGGCGGAGGCGATGCGCGAGGACATCATCGCCTTTGCCAGCCGCCACACCGGCGCCGATCCTGCGGCCTGCCGGCTCGACGGCGACGCGGTCGTCTGCGGCAACAGGCGCATCCCGCTGAGCGATCTGCACGCCGCCGGCGCGGCGATCGACCATCGCTTCACCGTCGCGCGCAAGGCCTACCTGTCGCCGCGCTCGATCGCCTTCAACGTGCAGGGTGTCCGCCTCGCCGTGCATCGCGTCACCGGCGAGATCCGCGTCCTGCACAGTGTGCACGCCGCCGACATCGGCAGGCCGATCAATCCCATGCAGTGCCGCGGCCAGCTCGATGGCGCGGTGGCCATGGGCTACGGCTGGGCCCTCACCGAAAACATGGTTCACGACGAAGGCCATATGGTGAACCCGCAGCTCCGCAACTATCGCATCCCGGCCTACGCCGACACGCCCCATACCGACATCTTCTTCGCCGACACGATCGATTCGATCGGTCCCCTCGGCGCGAAGTCCCAGGGCGAGTGCGGCATCAATCCGGTCGCACCCGCCGTGGCCAACGCGCTCGCCGACGCCACCGGCATCCGCTTCGCACATCTCCCGTTCACGCCGGACCGGATCTTCTCCAGGCTCGCGGACAAGCCGTGA
- a CDS encoding FAD binding domain-containing protein, whose amino-acid sequence MNLNTITEVKRPVSLDDVGPWRSNYAWLAGGTWLYSEPQIATDTLIDLDALGWAPLTATAEGLEIAATCRVADLHAFKGPAEWKAVPLFRDCIDSFLMSFKIWNAATIGGNIVMSLPAGAMISLSAALEGVCTLWPRDGAPRQVPVVDFVTGNHNNLLGPGELLRSVRLPATALTKRYAMRQMSLTRLGRSAALIVATVNDDGRDFLLTITAATPRPVHLRFDRTPAAGELRQAIDERLLADDYFQDVHGSAAYKQHITYYFAEQIRAELA is encoded by the coding sequence ATGAATCTCAATACAATCACCGAAGTGAAACGACCGGTCTCGCTCGACGATGTCGGTCCCTGGCGGTCGAACTACGCCTGGCTGGCCGGCGGCACCTGGCTCTACTCCGAACCCCAGATCGCGACCGATACGCTGATCGACCTCGACGCGCTCGGCTGGGCGCCCCTCACGGCGACAGCCGAGGGACTGGAAATCGCCGCGACTTGCCGCGTGGCCGACCTTCATGCCTTCAAGGGACCGGCTGAATGGAAAGCGGTGCCCCTCTTCCGCGACTGCATCGATTCGTTCCTCATGTCCTTCAAGATCTGGAACGCCGCCACGATCGGCGGCAACATCGTGATGTCGCTGCCGGCCGGCGCCATGATCTCCCTGAGCGCCGCTCTCGAAGGCGTCTGCACGCTGTGGCCGCGCGATGGCGCGCCCCGCCAGGTCCCGGTCGTCGACTTCGTGACGGGCAACCACAATAACCTGCTGGGTCCCGGCGAACTGCTTCGCTCCGTCCGCCTCCCCGCGACCGCACTGACCAAGCGTTATGCCATGCGTCAGATGTCCCTGACGCGTCTCGGCCGATCGGCGGCCCTGATCGTCGCGACGGTAAACGACGACGGACGGGATTTCCTCCTGACGATCACCGCGGCGACACCCCGGCCGGTGCATCTGCGCTTCGACCGCACGCCGGCGGCCGGCGAGCTGCGCCAGGCGATCGACGAGCGGCTGTTGGCCGACGACTACTTCCAGGATGTCCACGGCTCGGCTGCCTACAAGCAGCACATCACCTATTACTTCGCCGAACAGATCCGAGCGGAGCTCGCATGA
- the hemP gene encoding hemin uptake protein HemP, which translates to MDQMMTLHSNSEASRAKSDRDVSSIDSNQLMAGRRELLIRHGASTYRLRVTASEKLILTK; encoded by the coding sequence ATGGACCAGATGATGACGCTGCATTCCAACAGTGAGGCATCCCGCGCGAAGTCGGACCGTGATGTGTCGAGCATCGACAGCAATCAACTCATGGCCGGCCGTCGCGAACTCCTCATCCGCCACGGCGCCAGCACCTATCGGCTGCGCGTGACGGCCTCCGAGAAGCTGATCCTCACGAAGTAG